One Candidatus Thermoplasmatota archaeon genomic window carries:
- a CDS encoding transposase, whose translation MPVIGVESSLESYLRVDQYYPRHSSRTGSTCGRIQDSRMGAVFVCQCGWRLDRHINASINLLQTAVSKRLEVAGGLWFSPGAFQHDVMMIL comes from the coding sequence ATGCCAGTCATTGGTGTCGAGTCAAGCCTGGAGTCGTACCTTCGAGTCGACCAATACTATCCCAGGCATAGCAGCAGAACGGGCTCGACATGTGGGAGGATACAAGATTCCCGAATGGGCGCGGTGTTCGTATGCCAGTGCGGATGGCGCCTTGATAGGCACATCAACGCCAGCATCAACCTGCTGCAGACAGCCGTCTCCAAGAGATTGGAGGTGGCAGGGGGCTTATGGTTCAGCCCCGGCGCGTTCCAGCATGACGTGATGATGATCCT